The genomic DNA CTCGCCGTCGCAGCGCGTCACAGGACCTGAtcaagaaagaggaagagaggaagagggttGAGAGAAGGATGAAGGAGCAGGAAAGTGATAGCAACAAGAGGAAAAGCATCAAGACCTACAAAGAGATTGTGGAAGAGAAGTAAGCAGGATATAATGGAACTCATTCAAGTAGAACAAATGTAAACCTTGAATAAATGATTGAACAACAGCAACAGGACCAGATGCTTTTCAtgtctctgcttcctcctcttttctaGGGAGCGCAGAGAGGCAGAGTTGTGCGAATCCTACAGGAACGCAGCCACTGCAGAGGAAGCAGCCATGGTTTTACAGCGTTATGCTCTCCGCTTCACCATCAGCGATGCAACACTGGACAGTCTGAAACTGCCCAGATCCACCTCACAGCCCATATCTGAACTAAATCAGGTGGATGAAGAGCACAAACCCTCATCGCCTCATGACACGGAAACGTCACAGCCTGCACACAAACCAGAACCAACAGAACCGAGGGTCACCGAAAttgaagagacagagacaagttCAATCACTGAACAACAGGTGTCAGTGTCTGTCTCCACCAGTTCCCCGCCATCTAAAAGTCTCCTCACCACGTTCACAAACATGGAAAcataatcaaataaaacaactaaCTAACACATACATCATACCAAACAACCGGCTCATTTAAAACAGTTAATGTTTGACCATTTCTTCTCGTTGCAGACCATGCTCATCCTTTCATTCTTggctaaatgttattttaataatatactCTATGTTTTCTATAATTAAATAACAGTCTCCCTGACTGTATTCTCGCTGCCCAGACCCTTGAAGGTTTTAAGTCTCTCCTTCAAacctatttatttaattttggcgTTTAATACCAATTGAGCTTATAtctttgttttccatttattaatatcattattaataatcgTAGTATTTCATTGGGTCTTACTGTTTCTTCTctattttatgtgttttgtccattgctttgtttttatttggtattTACTTATTGTATTTTATGGCTTCCTTTAACTCTTTAAGCATGTAAAGCACTTTTGGGCAACAAGGGCAACAAATTTAACCTATAATTAGCATCACTATATGTTGTCATTTCCATTAGTTTGGTAGTAAATAATATAACCTTAAATCGAGAAGGTAAAATAAGTAATTGTATTAATGTAAAATTTAGTTTGACATGTGTTAAGAGCAATTTAGCAATGGTCAAAAAAGTACAGACataattgttgtgtttctgcaggAGCTCGGCAAGTTAACTATCTACAAACAATAGAGGTGAAATTTGTAATTCTGATCTTTGTGTATATATCCCACTTAGATGGATGGATTGGTGCGCGTGAACGGAGAGGTGACAGAGGATTTATCTGCTCCCACTACACCTGCCTCTCCTCAGCCCTCGCCACAGGGGAGTGAAGACACCACCCCCAAACTGGTGGAGAAAGAGGTTCCACCTAAAGAGACTGTGAAAAATCAGGAGACAACAGAACAGCCACCGCCGCGGCCGCCAATGCCACTGCAGACGGAGAAACCAACCACTGCTACAGGCTCCGCCATCAGCTCTTTGATCGGAGGCCGAAACTGTATCATCACAACAACGATTGTAACAGAGCTGACACAGACTCTCGTGGAGCCTCTTCAACAAGAGCAAAGCAACGAACAGGTAATGCAACAATAACACAGTCTTACACATGGGAGTGGGAattcttttaattaattttccaTCCTGGTGCATTCAGGCGTTTCTGGAAACATGTGACACCTGAGACACGAGATTCTATTCATGAGCTGTGTTGGAGGAAATATAAACCTGCAGACAAACAAGGCACAAACAAGGACATTAGGATAGAGATATTGCaagtttaggaaacactgaAGATGATTCTTCATCTATGTTGCCACAAAGtgataaaacaaattaaatgtaaagAGAAAAAGATTATTCCCTGATGGGGAATACTATGCCTCATGTGCATAgtaaaaacaattaatacaaCAGGGAAAACACTTCTCTAgacaatgaaaaacaatgatAAATGTTACACAGAGTGCAATCAGTGCAAATGCAACCATTCATGgcaaattatgactttttacaagcagatttttacatttttctcagatgataaaaactaaataaatattgttgCAGTCCAATATTTCAATACTTTTGGAAACTAAATGATGTATCACAGTGGACAGAAACACTCTGATGGAGAACGTATGTAAAGCAAGTTTCAAGTGTCTTCAGGTTGATTTTAATAGTGCATTTACATGACCTGAAACAGGTGGCTGCCAGGCAGGTAAAGCGACAACACATTACGACCTCAAGAAAGCTTATGCAATATTTTAAAAGAATGTTAATTAAAGCGGGGATGTGGTTTAGTAATTATTTTAGAATCAGGACAGACATAaatccacttcctgttgtctGGCTTTGAGCAAATTTAGATTTATAATGTAGTTAAATAATAAGTGAATGTTCATCTTTCAGGTCAGTGGAACCACTGGTTTGTTTGGGAGCCCAGTGCAGGAAAACAGGGAGGAACCAGTTTCATCGCCCACCAGCATGCAAGAATATTCTCCTACTGTCACAGGTAACACTACTCTTCCTTACATGCTCTCTAATGTCTGTTACTATACAGAGCTGTAATTTATACTCTTGTGCtgcacctttttgtttttagcagTTGTGAACAAGTTGTGTTTGTCTTCTGCAGAAGGACTTGAGGAgagcagtgtgagtgtgagtatcTCACTTAAGTTCCTCCTTGTTTCTTTGTCCTGGTTCTCCTTCATTCTTACATTTGAGCCTGTCCTGACCCTTTGTCTCCAGTAGTCACCGTAGTAGAGACTTGTCTTCTCACCTttcctctgtttctgtcctTTCCGTCtgtatacatgtactgtatgtgtgtgtatgtgttcctTTGTTGGTCGTGTCGGGGTAGATTGAAACCCCCATGTTGAACTTGGCTAAACGTGTTAATCACTGGGTCTGGGACCCCAATGAAGAGCGTAACCGCCTGGAAAGGTGGCAACAGGAGCAGGAGCGCCTCCTACAGGTACACTGGTTCAAATTGTGTGCACTGTTCATGCATGGATCCAAGAATGTAGCACGGAAGACACAGCCTCCTCTGGATGTttgtatactgtaaatgtgtatttatgtgtgcgTTTTTGTGCTTACAGTTTTCTAACATGTAAAATGTCTCTCTGCAGGAGCAATACCAGAGAGAACAGGAGAAGCTAAAGAAGGAGTGGGAGAAAGCACAGctagaggtggaggaggaggagcgaaaGCACAATGAAGAGGTACAAACTCACAGACGGACACACTTTCACTAAAGAACACTTCTTTCTTCTGGTTGTGTAAGTGTATTTTATCCTTCCTTTTGGGTTTATTGTATTTGCAGGAGAGACGGATTCTGGAGGAGACTATGACTCCCCTCAATCCAACCAGTTTGTTGAACCAGCAGCTTGTGAAGACAGAGACGACTTCATCAGCTCCAGAGGAAATCAAcatggagaagaaaaatgttCCACCTCAGCAAAACGGCCAAAGAGTCTCCACAGGACCTGAGGATCAACATGTATCAAAGCTGCATTTTTTCCAGGGTGAGGATTCACGCAGAAATACTCACAGGCGGTGTCCATATGTTTCAGTGCATGACTCAGGCCCTCTACAAAGTAGTCCTCAAATGATGTTTCCTTCTCTGCATGTGTCATGAAGTTTTTACTCCCTAATGTCTTTCTGTAGATACTGTGAGTGATGATGAACCGTCAAAGAAACAAGAACTGTGGAAAACAGCCTCATTAGACCGCAACCCTCAGCTGAACCAGCCACATGCTGTTAAAAGGTAGGATGGCGCTGAATGtatatgatgttgttgttgtttgttatgtttGCTGATGAATGAAATGACGGCAAGTAATGAGTTCATTAGTCAATGATCCATTCTTCTAAAAACAGTGACTCAGTCATTTCTTGGTATTAAGCTACAGGAATTTATGGAACAGACTGctggtttctgtttctgattGCTTTCTTTTGTTCACGCATTAAATCATTATCATGTGACATGCATTAGCTATTTTTGGATTCTTTAATTAATTGTTTGAGGCATTTATTTTGAACTCTGGGTGGAGCATGAGACTGCAAGATACTGTGTATACTGTTTGTGAGGTCATTGGAGCAGGTAAACGTGATAGAGGCAGCACAGTGTCTGACCATGTAGTGATGTGGAGCTGTTTCATTTATGTAAGTGTTCAATAAACCTAATTTCAACACCACACATCTTTACTGACCCACGATCAGTAGCTTTGAGTAGCAATAGTCACCACAGCTATTCATGACCTAAGCAAGTGTTTCATACCAGTGCTataaattgattgattgacttgTATTGTCTTTGAATTGCAAGCCAAGCTTTTAAATGATGACTAATGCATGGCAGGACAGCATTAGTGTGTTTTATGACCATGTGGTAACCATGGGAACAGTAGATCATTCTGCTGTATAGATGGCTCATCATTTCTGAGCCACTCTTTCGAGGGGAAAGATTTCACTTGTCAAATAGGGTTTATAttaaattttagtttttaaatagATATTTTATGGTTATGGACATTgactgaaatgtttgtgtgctgtTTTTGATCAAAGGTCTGGATCACATGACATTGTAGCAGGCAAACAGCAGtcttcctccgcctcctcctcatcaccatcaccacagcCTCCTTCACCTAGCAGGTAATGATGACTCATGCACATATGCAGAATAGAAAAGCTACACAGTTTGAGCAGAAGAGACTGAAGTGTGGTGAACTAGGACTAGTATCTGCATTAATGTCTATTTTTATactgctgtgtatgtgtttagGTGTGTTAGTGGGAAGAGACTGTGCTCTGGCTGCTCCCAGCCTCTGGGAAAAGGAGCGGCCATGATCATCGATACACTGGGACTTTTCTTCCACATACAGTGTTTTAAGGTATTTTTTATTCTGGAACATGCATGTGTACGTATCACTGGAGCCCATGTGTACTTGACAGTGTTCTCCAAGGTCATGCACACATAATTTAACCCATTAGAAGGATTGGTCCAAAcagtgctttaaaaataaaaccctgTATTTCTCCTCAGTGTGGAGTGTGTAATGGGCAACTGGGTGACGCCACTGCGGGGACTGACGTAAGGATTCGTAACGGACTGCTGAGCTGTCATGAGTGCTATATGGCAACTCGAGGTGAGAAGacacaaaatgaaacagaaatatGTTAACAAGCTTACAACTAGTTTAAACTGCTCACTATTCACCACATTAAGAATATTATTTGCAAGCATTATTCTTTGTGTATTTAAGGATGTCTTTTCTATGTGTTTATTGATATTATATTTGGAATCATTTGTTTGTTACACAATGATGACCTGTGTGTAATAGTATAATTCACCAAATGACACATCACAgcttatatatatttttatagtGATTATCTGTCATCTTCTATCAGCTCTGTCAGTTCTCCATGCTTTGCATTTACGGTAATTGAtatgaatgtttattttgtgtgtgtgtgtgtgtgcaggcagagGACAGCCCACCACACTATAATGACCTGCATTTGAACTGGATCCCATCAGCACCACACTCTGTGTTTGGGTGTAGAAGGGTTCAAGAAGCTTGAATCATATTCTGGAAAATTCCTGGAATCTCTTTGgaaacctcttttttttgtcccctaaaatgaacaaacagcTTTATGGAAGTTTCTGAAAGGAGAACTGACAAGTGGACTTAACtaaacaaaagcacacacacagtacagtacagtgcttcttaactgtacatgtgtatacaCTTCTTGTTTGTGTAGCATGGACATAGTAAAGCAACCATTGTCTTTAGGCCTTTGCACAGTCAAGACAGTAAAATAAGGATCTGTTCTGTCACAATGTTTCACGACAAGCTAAACACTACTGTCTTTAACACAACACTTTCAATAATCCTGATTCATGCTTCTGCACTGATCATGCGACTCCATATCTCAGAACGTGGTGTGGGTTGAAGTATAAGCTGAAGTAGCTTGAAACATTAAAATGCCTTACTCGTCATATtttatcattcttttttttcttcttttggttTCGTGTTTACAGTTTTGCATGAAAGAAGAACTTATATATAAGTTATTGTGCGTATTTCTCCGATGGATTGTAAGAGTTTGATTGTTATCCTCTCAACAGCTAAACTTAAACTCTCCTCTCGTATCTTGTACATCGTATTCAtcgtcattttataatttttgcAAATATGGCTATCTTACACAAGCTATTTCTTTTAGAATTAAAATGTACGGGAATGACAACGCACTATACAAAGTAATAATACTTGTTTTGGATTTTAGATATTTTCCCTTTAAGATGTTTTATCTTGTTGTTTATTCTCATAGACTGACTGCGTCCCAAACAGTGCCTTATGTAATGGATGCGAGGGCTGGTGTACGTCATGTGTTTTTCACACTTACACCGACCTCTAGCTCATTgcattgtgtgcatgtgtgttatgAGTGAGTGTGCACTTACATGTATGCAAAGTGTAATTTGACTTGAAGTACAGTTCCATACCAGCAAAAAATGTTACATGGATCACTCCTAATCACCTGATATGTTCTCTTCCATCCTTCTCCAAGAGCTTAACCAATGACACCATCACTTGCTGCTTCCCTGTGAGTTACGGCCTGATAATTTATCAATCGCAATCTCCCGAAAAAAAACCTCTCCTTGTTTGCCTCTCTCAAAAGTGTTGTCTCCCTAAGAGTCTGAGCTGAACTCCTCTGTGTATTATTGCCTCTATCTGGACACTTGACAGTGTCCTCCATCACTCAGAAGAGATAAAGTCCATTGTCTTTTATAGCAAGTGtatgtttaacaataaaatattttagaTGGGATGCTCTTTGTCTTGCGTTTTTCAAGATGAACCCAGTCAAGGGGCCGAAAGCATTATGATCTTATATATAtcataatgaaaaagaaaacatgaatacCACAGTATTGAAATACTCCCAAGTGAAAGCAATGTTGTTTTGTAAGTAAAAAATTATGTAGCAGTTATTATTTGGGTCTgagcacacacagtgtgagggacccatttattattacatAGATACATTATCCatgttattattacattttctttttattgttatttaaattaGTTGTTTTAATTGTAATTAATTAAATCAATGTAATATTGTAGCTCAATATACATTATGTCATAGTGTCTTGTTGTCCATTTGTTGTTATTAGCATGATGTTTCAGAGGtgttatattgttgttgttatgtgcTATATTTTTCCTACAATAATTATTCTATAGTTTTCTTCATTCAATTAACGTTATTTCCAACTCCATAATATACAAAACTCTGGATAGGAACAAGTGCATCCTTCTTACATTATAGAAATATATATTCATTATAAATACAAGGCTatagacaataaataaataaaaaggcacTTATTCCATAGAGACTTCGACGTTAACTTTTTTGCATTTAACAACAAGGAAGAAAAATAGTTCGTTTTTAAACCAAACTATTGGGGTTATTTTACAGTTTGCATGAATGGACGTAATATTTGCTAAAACTATGATAATATTGACCTGTTCTGACGTGCTGCCTGGCGCGGAATCACATGTGCTAGGAACCAAAGTTCAACAGACTACGGAACCAGAAAATACGACACCCGGAAGTGTATGTAAGTGTACCTGCCCGCCTGTTAAACAGTATGTAAGCTaatgtctgttgtttttgttggatttttCTCCATAAACGTCGAGATATCGCAACAAAATGGAGTCAAAGGGACGCTCGCTTTATGCTGCAGTATGTACAagtcatttcactttaaatggACACCATGTCAACGAGTCGTTTGTTCGGAAGTTAGTCCAGTAGGTTataaacaacaacgacaactTAGATATAAATCTAAGTAGcgatttaatttgtttatttcctcttttacaGTTGAGCATTTCTCTTTAACATATTACTAACCGTAACAGAACCGAAGTTAAAACCCACATTTGCATCTGTCAGCTGATTTCTCAGCtgctttcctgtttttgttattgACGTTTCTTGGGGTGCACACAGTAGATCTAACGCAATAGTTTCTCTTATCTGTCTTatcgctgtgtttttttcctcttacgCCACGAGCTGACTGTAAAGTGAAGTGAATCCTAATGCATGTATTTGATTAATTCAACTCGTAAGCTGAGCTGAAATACATTTGCATCTGGGATCAAATGTGaggcttttgttttgtctcattatCTTTCTTAAGTATTTGTGAACACCTCACTGGACtttaacaataattatatttcataattacattttttgcaCTGTATTCAAAATAGTTCATTCAGGGTGTGAATCGCTAATGGTtgcaaataaatggaaaatTATATGTATGGGACgaaaccacttttttgtgtcctaTACTGACATTATCCCGATTCAGTCGTTCTAGACCATTTATGTTATAGAGTCATTTCAAATatataattctccaactgtgtaacaaatattgttctcccaaaagaagaaataagcaaCCCTCAGCATGATTCTGCTAAgatcattttaatttacatttttacagtctgtgtatATTGAAGAATGTGATATacaggatttttggattttacatttttttctgtccGATAACTGATCCAatgaccagtattggactgataatGGCTGCCATCCCTTGAAAATTAGCTTCTAAATCATGTGTGATGTGAGAAAATGATTTTCAGTGTAGTATATTAATGTGCATGAACCAATCAGCTGCACCGATAGGTGTGTTGTGGTCTTTGTCAAGTCATTAAGCCACTGACagttttttgattaatttttaGAAACAGGGCCCAGACATACAATGGCTTGCTGTGACCTTAAAATGAAGTAACCTGTTTTAATGTTGACTGGTGTAAATAAACTAGATGTGCAGAGACAGTTGTGTTTGCAGTTATACACTTGTGGCTCATCTGCCTTTATGCTCTGTTTTTAGTgacaatataaataatgtttggACAAGATtaatacaatattaaaataagatATGTGTATTTACATCAACTAGTTAATGGTAGAAGACCTAATTCCTCTGTATGTTATACTGATATAAGTTCATTTTACCAGGCAGGCACCTCAGATATGACGCAGAGTATAGAGGAAGAATCTCTGGTGGATGGACCTCTGATCTCCGCTGACGCCCTCCACTCTGCCATCAGGAGAGAGTTTCAGACTTTACCCACACACTGCCATGCCtgtctgctctctctgctgcatGTATGATACACactctgtcacacaaacatcatgATTACTCATATTTTATTCCTTTATCATGGTgttattaagttttttttcataCTAAGTTAGAGCTGAATTGACTAGTCAGCTAATCTATCAACCACAATGTATGATTTTTAATTAGTAAATCAGTCATCAATCAAGTTTAAGTGGGAAATCATTGTGAGGATGAGCTACATTTCACAATTTTATACTGCAccatttttaaatatctttggGTTTTGAACTGTTGAGTTGACAGAACATGATATTTGAAAGTGTCACATTGGGCTCTGGAAAACTGTAATggccttttttgtctttttaaaacatttaaaaaaactgatttatcAAGAACATAATTGTTTATTTAGAAATGTAATTGAATCCCTTTTAGATGATAATCTGACTAAAGCAGCAGAGTCATATAAACTCACAGTAGGTGTTTTATATCTATGTAGAATAATAGTCTGTGTAATAAAAGTATGTGCAGGTCTGATAAATCTGTCTCACTTGAACtactctcctccttttctttttttcagattgtGTATGTGGTGTTGTCGGTTTGCGTGGCCGTGCTGTGCGTGTTGAAATTTGGCCAGGTGGAGGTGTGTGACAGTATTCTGGGAAATGTGTCAGGCTATAGAGTCATTGTGTACGGGaaggtgtgtttgtgggtgcTAGTCCTGGTGTTCACTCAGTGTGTGGATCACCATCACACTAAAGCCAGAAGGAGAGGATACCTGCGATTCTACAGACGGATGCAAGGACTGAATCACCTGCCGCTTGCTGTTCTCTCTGCAGGTAAGGCTGTGTCTACTTATGCTGCTCTCAGACATGTACTCAATATGTCTGAAGAAGTAACTGTTGCCATTCTCTATAGATTCTCTTGTCAGCTCCCCAGTCAAATCTTTGGATAATGTCTGAGTGAActcatgtgagaacacagcaggagaaactcGTTCATCATTTGCAGTGAGTTAAAGGTTCTCGCCAAGATTTCCCTGCTGCTGTGGTCGTGTCTCACCCACACAGTGTCCTGCTGTGTTATTCACATGTGAACAACAGACTCTTTTTCTGCTGACATTATCCTCTTGGGCTAGTACGATATTTATTTGTCATGATTTGATTTAATCCTCGATACTTGAGAGTGCACATTTGATTTGCACCACAATTCTGATTTATTGAGATTCTACAAGTATTGTGATTTGACAGTATCTGTAATagtgcttttcttttcctccttcaaACAAAATGGAATGATACGTTTCTAGAGACAATAACCCACAAGACATATTTCCAGAATCAATGCAGATCACATGTCAGTCAGTCGGTTGTCAGAATGGGACAGTGGTACATAATGTACATCAGACCTGCTATATTTAGCTGCCCctgctaataataaaataaattctaCTAGGTCAAGTAGACAACAATGTTCTTTTTAGCTTTGTGGGTGGACTGAGATAGTgctgtaaaacaataaaatgctaGGTCAATAGGACTAAAGTGACATGCTTCAGATGAAACTGAAAAAATCTTTTCAAAACCCTGGATTGCTGCTAACACTGATTAAAATAACCTCCAATATTTTTTTAGGTAAACTGACAACTCCTACTTTTAGCTATTTAGGTTCATTATAATATGtcaatatatattaatatttcaacCTTTTCCCCACAGTTCTTTCTATGATCTGGAGTTGGTGAATGAAAACACGCTTTGTTGTAAGTTTtctccaccagggggcagtgaTACTGAAggaaaaatgtgtgttgttttcacaggGAACGTTATGCTGttggttgttgtggctgctgatTTGTCAACATCAGTGCACACCTACATGCTGCTCTGCATCCTGTGGTTGGAGCTCTTGGTGGTGATGCCATGCCTACTCTGTTACACAGGTAAATTTATCATTTACTGTTGATGTAATAATGTTGCTGTGTGACTGCAGGTAGACATTTGAGCAGTATTTTTTCAGCAAACCTAGATGTGGTTTAGTGAcgtttttctacattttctttgtATGCATATACATGCGTTTTAGTATTTACGGCCAAACGTAAACCCCCTTGTTCCCACCTCAtcgagccacacacacacacacacacacacacacacatatctgttTTTCAAGTCCCGtccctcctctccatctccatcctGTTGCCCCCCCATACATCAAGAGGCTTGTTAAACAGATACACCCTGAAAAAAAGCAAACTAAGCCAGAATTCTTCATGGCATGAACTAGTGAAACTAAGTTGGCTAAATTCAGTTTTTGTGCTACAACTATTCGATCAATCTGTGAATCTGAGTATAAGTCTTTGTCATCTAAAATAGCAGAATGGATATCTTTATCTTCTGATATTTGACATTGCTTTGATGACCCTTTACCCACATGTTCAACTTCTTAGATATTGGGAGAAATTAGTTAATGTTAATTGGGGATAAAATTGGTTATAATGCACCCAATAGAAATAAGAGAAAACTCTGTTGAATATAGACTGTAGCAGCAGCTACAGGATAAAGGCTACCATATGAGTAATGTACACGATCCATGTAATAAACCTTGTGCAGTTATGACATATTATGTCTGATAACTGTTTGTaggtttctctgtgtttgctgcTAGTACCATCAGTAGTGATAATACTCTGGAGAGACACACCCTGCAAGTTatatcacaaacacactcttcCCCCACTCTCAATCGGAGCAGATTCGCATCACAATGCCTGCCCTGCCCTTTTCAGACCCAACAGCATGACAATCAACCATTCAGCTCTGTGCCCCCCTCCACCgcaccccacccccacccctctgCTGATGCATTGATTTTTCTTTGCTCGTTCTGAAATACAGACTTTGATAACTGATGTAAACGTTGCTGGATTATacttgttctgttttattttctctgacCTCTCTAGAGTCTGaggccattttgtttttgatgccATGACATTTTAAAGCGTTACCTCTCACATGATttgctgtgggaaaaaaagtcatagtatttaaagtgaataaaaagcCAGAAACATGGAAGAAAGTAGTGAGTATTTTCAGCTTCTGGAGAGGAAGATTATATAATCTTGTATATGAGCATGAGTAGTGTGGTTTCAAAGCTAGTGCTCATATGTTTGAGTTTTGAgctcatatttttatttttatttttaaaagaagaagctgagaaatgcTGGAAAGGATCATTAAAGCCATCTGCATTTAGCTTCAGAGTGTTTTCTGCACACGCTTCACATAAAACAGGTGACACCTCACATGCTGCGACATTGGTCAAGCTCTGGTTTTCAAGGTATCATCCATTAGGGTCGGCTGTTAGACGCCCCTGCTGTGTTACAGAGGTTTTAATAGAACATTGACTGGTTGAATTCAACTCAATAAA from Solea solea chromosome 10, fSolSol10.1, whole genome shotgun sequence includes the following:
- the tmem192 gene encoding transmembrane protein 192, with protein sequence MESKGRSLYAAAGTSDMTQSIEEESLVDGPLISADALHSAIRREFQTLPTHCHACLLSLLHIVYVVLSVCVAVLCVLKFGQVEVCDSILGNVSGYRVIVYGKVCLWVLVLVFTQCVDHHHTKARRRGYLRFYRRMQGLNHLPLAVLSAGNVMLLVVVAADLSTSVHTYMLLCILWLELLVVMPCLLCYTVRVMRFNRERAAPDVSQEEHSHNYTITSLPTETGFREGSSLEEVVEKQADLIEYLKQHNTLLSKRLLNLTAQH